A genomic window from Paraburkholderia phytofirmans OLGA172 includes:
- a CDS encoding ATP-binding protein yields MNKWKTAPGAPADISRLQDAGRARIKEGGAEENLLARAPRTIADTGLDQNFLLELVAKTAFLLGKVSLSKLIERLKLGASVLDGVVAFGVRERVLEIVRRGASDIDVDLQLTDGGRQRAAEFMAHCRYVGPAPVSLAAYETVLRQQSVRQMQVTRTSVRAAFAGLTIRTALLDEIGGAVNSGKPVIFFGPPGSGKTSLAERLGRLLPGRVTVPYAIVVENEVIQIFDPLIHEPCDTGAPDNALSAPSDSRWQVCRRPTVLSGGELTLDMLELRYDAASGFYQAPPHVKANGGLYIVDDLGRQRVAPAELINRWIVPFDRGRDMLTLHTGSRFSLPFDVWIAFSSNFAPADLGDEAFFRRLGCKLYIGPLDVAEYRAVYEQRCEELNVASDDDAFEYLVHHLHMSSGRPLLACYPGDLLRIVLANARYLEQPAVADGPNLLRAWNSYFAVVGDHDNPPPQQQGGAEWTAKKFAAG; encoded by the coding sequence ATAAACAAATGGAAAACGGCGCCGGGCGCGCCGGCTGACATCAGCCGCCTGCAGGATGCCGGCCGGGCTCGCATCAAGGAGGGCGGCGCTGAAGAAAATCTGTTGGCGCGCGCGCCACGCACCATTGCCGACACCGGACTGGATCAAAATTTTCTGCTTGAACTGGTGGCCAAGACGGCTTTTCTGCTTGGAAAAGTATCGTTATCCAAACTGATTGAACGCCTCAAGCTGGGCGCCAGCGTCCTCGATGGCGTGGTGGCCTTCGGGGTGCGCGAACGGGTGCTGGAAATCGTGCGGCGCGGCGCCAGCGATATCGATGTCGATCTCCAACTCACCGATGGCGGCCGTCAGCGCGCGGCCGAATTCATGGCTCACTGCCGCTACGTCGGCCCGGCACCGGTGTCGTTGGCAGCATATGAAACCGTGCTGCGGCAGCAATCGGTGCGACAGATGCAAGTCACCCGCACCAGCGTGCGGGCTGCCTTTGCCGGCTTGACGATCAGGACAGCGCTGCTCGACGAGATCGGCGGCGCAGTCAACAGCGGCAAACCAGTGATCTTCTTCGGGCCACCGGGCAGTGGCAAAACTTCGTTAGCCGAACGATTGGGGCGGCTGCTGCCCGGCCGTGTGACTGTGCCGTATGCCATCGTAGTTGAAAACGAAGTCATCCAGATTTTCGATCCGCTGATTCACGAGCCGTGCGACACAGGAGCGCCCGACAATGCGTTGAGCGCACCTTCCGACTCCCGCTGGCAAGTTTGCCGGCGGCCCACCGTGCTATCCGGGGGGGAACTGACACTGGACATGCTCGAGTTGCGCTACGACGCGGCCAGCGGCTTTTACCAGGCGCCTCCGCATGTCAAGGCCAACGGCGGCTTATACATTGTCGACGATCTCGGGCGCCAGCGCGTGGCCCCGGCTGAGTTGATCAACCGATGGATCGTGCCGTTCGATCGCGGGCGCGACATGCTCACCTTGCATACCGGCTCGCGCTTCTCTCTGCCGTTCGACGTCTGGATTGCGTTTTCAAGCAATTTTGCGCCGGCGGATCTCGGCGACGAGGCATTTTTCCGGCGCCTCGGCTGCAAGCTGTATATCGGCCCCCTCGATGTCGCCGAGTATCGCGCCGTGTACGAACAGCGCTGTGAAGAACTAAACGTGGCGTCGGACGATGACGCGTTTGAGTATCTCGTGCATCACTTACATATGTCGTCCGGCCGGCCGCTGCTGGCATGTTATCCAGGTGACCTGTTGCGCATCGTGCTGGCCAATGCGCGTTACCTTGAGCAACCGGCCGTGGCGGATGGACCGAACTTGTTGCGCGCCTGGAACAGCTACTTCGCGGTGGTCGGCGACCACGACAACCCGCCACCCCAGCAGCAGGGTGGCGCGGAGTGGACAGCAAAAAAATTCGCGGCCGGTTAA
- a CDS encoding A24 family peptidase — translation MNAFEFPVGVCLFGLVAMAAGWDLHARRIPNWLVLTGLALALTMQWHLHGAGGGSGRWALGMLTGGGLFLPLYLLRGMGAGDVKLMAAVGAFVGPDIALQIALLTCTMGGAWALAVIISKRAVKSTCTNILAILLAGINRRDNMNTQGKGTDFASVGSLPYGVAIAIGTLGVMFLQAGAGTR, via the coding sequence ATGAACGCTTTCGAATTTCCAGTTGGTGTGTGCCTGTTCGGACTGGTGGCGATGGCCGCAGGCTGGGATTTACATGCCCGGCGCATTCCGAACTGGCTGGTGCTGACGGGGCTGGCGCTGGCGCTGACGATGCAGTGGCATCTGCATGGAGCCGGCGGCGGCTCGGGGCGGTGGGCGCTCGGCATGCTGACTGGCGGCGGCCTGTTTTTGCCCCTGTATCTGCTGCGCGGCATGGGCGCGGGTGACGTAAAACTGATGGCTGCGGTTGGCGCGTTCGTCGGACCTGACATCGCACTACAGATCGCATTGCTGACCTGCACGATGGGTGGTGCGTGGGCGCTGGCGGTGATTATTTCCAAGCGGGCTGTGAAATCCACCTGCACGAATATCCTGGCAATTTTGCTGGCTGGCATCAACCGCCGCGACAACATGAATACGCAAGGCAAGGGCACCGACTTTGCTTCGGTTGGGTCGTTGCCGTACGGCGTGGCCATTGCCATCGGCACGTTGGGCGTGATGTTTCTTCAAGCAGGCGCAGGCACGCGCTGA
- a CDS encoding Flp family type IVb pilin, with product MQKTLDLIRAFAREEDGVTAIEYGLLAALIAVTIITAVQLVATDLNATFGKISTALAAA from the coding sequence ATGCAAAAAACTCTCGACCTGATTCGTGCCTTTGCGCGTGAAGAAGATGGTGTGACGGCGATTGAGTATGGTCTGCTGGCTGCGTTGATTGCGGTCACGATCATCACAGCAGTTCAATTGGTCGCTACAGATCTCAACGCTACTTTTGGCAAGATTTCAACCGCACTCGCGGCCGCCTAA
- a CDS encoding OmpA family protein, with protein sequence MSTSSGNKRLAADRTGYQHDDHDGDGEAQSGRWLISYADLITTLMVLFLALYVLQLAKNRELELKALAHREVNGQTPAGSARAPVAVAGVPDAARRQLLSLLAPLQDNRQITISNASQGVEIAINAKVLFNSGDAHLLPESFGVLDQIAGVLRDRSNNNILVEGHTDSVPISTAKYESNWELSSARAGAVVRFFADKGIEPHRMAAIGRADNFPLIIGDDAAARAANRRVTILVEY encoded by the coding sequence ATGAGCACCTCTTCGGGTAACAAGCGCCTTGCGGCGGACAGAACCGGCTATCAGCACGACGACCACGACGGGGACGGCGAGGCGCAGTCCGGGCGCTGGCTGATTTCCTATGCGGACCTCATCACCACGCTGATGGTGCTGTTCCTCGCGCTTTACGTGCTGCAGTTGGCGAAAAACCGCGAGCTCGAACTAAAGGCGCTCGCGCACCGCGAGGTGAACGGGCAGACGCCTGCCGGCAGCGCTCGCGCGCCAGTCGCCGTGGCTGGCGTGCCCGATGCCGCGAGGCGGCAGCTTCTTTCGTTGCTGGCGCCGCTTCAGGACAACCGCCAGATCACGATTTCGAATGCCTCACAGGGTGTGGAAATCGCCATCAACGCGAAAGTGCTCTTCAACTCGGGCGACGCGCATTTGTTGCCGGAATCTTTCGGGGTGTTGGATCAGATCGCCGGGGTACTGCGCGACCGTTCGAACAACAATATCCTCGTCGAGGGACACACGGACAGTGTGCCGATATCGACCGCGAAGTACGAATCCAACTGGGAACTGTCGTCGGCACGCGCCGGTGCCGTGGTTCGATTCTTTGCCGATAAGGGAATCGAACCTCACAGAATGGCCGCTATCGGCAGGGCGGACAACTTTCCGCTGATCATCGGCGACGATGCGGCAGCGCGAGCTGCGAATCGGCGCGTCACTATTCTTGTGGAATATTGA
- a CDS encoding flagellar motor protein — MDLLTLFGALFGVTAIVAGFSLEGGHFTSLFQLEAFVIVLGGTFGAVMIQNTWARFYDGVKQLRLAFVKARQVDRESLSVLLEWGDQAKLNGMLVFESIEAAGINPFAKRGLELLANGVSTAVLEDALQRELDAYERNHMAAARIWQQAGGYAPTFGILGAVLGLIQVTGHMLEPAQLGQGIAVAFVATLYGLALANLVFLPLYGKIRAQVDSELRFRRLYLDGLLAISRKESPHTIETRLAGDIRERSAELLG; from the coding sequence ATGGATCTTTTGACGCTATTTGGCGCCCTGTTTGGCGTGACGGCCATCGTGGCCGGATTTTCGCTCGAGGGCGGGCACTTCACCTCGCTGTTTCAGCTGGAGGCGTTCGTGATCGTTTTGGGCGGCACGTTTGGTGCGGTGATGATCCAGAACACGTGGGCCAGGTTTTATGACGGCGTGAAGCAACTGCGGCTCGCCTTTGTGAAAGCGCGGCAGGTCGACCGGGAAAGCTTGTCGGTCCTGCTCGAGTGGGGCGATCAGGCGAAGCTGAACGGCATGCTCGTGTTCGAGTCGATCGAGGCTGCCGGCATCAATCCGTTTGCCAAACGAGGCCTCGAGCTGCTGGCCAACGGGGTCTCGACTGCCGTGCTCGAAGACGCCTTGCAACGGGAACTGGATGCCTATGAGCGCAATCACATGGCGGCCGCGCGGATCTGGCAGCAGGCGGGTGGCTATGCGCCGACGTTCGGCATTCTGGGCGCGGTGCTTGGCCTGATTCAGGTGACCGGCCATATGCTCGAGCCGGCGCAACTCGGGCAAGGTATTGCCGTCGCGTTTGTCGCGACCCTGTACGGTCTCGCGTTGGCGAATCTGGTCTTTCTGCCGTTGTACGGAAAGATCAGGGCGCAGGTGGATAGCGAATTGCGCTTTAGACGCTTATACCTCGATGGCTTGCTCGCGATTTCGCGCAAGGAGTCGCCCCACACGATCGAAACCCGGCTGGCGGGCGACATCCGGGAAAGATCGGCTGAGTTGCTGGGCTAA
- a CDS encoding Crp/Fnr family transcriptional regulator, translating into MNHQRSPWSRAAAPGEVIYSEGFAGDAVIYVIADGKVEISTQCDDKKVILATLGKGEFFGEVSLLPAEPRAHTAKAISFCQLTVIAASVVEEELERVSPLLRHIVRTMIRRVKKKDDILATNTHADFLPGVLSYAHVLSLMAGTENADRVDGRTRRAQGEEFSLPLPEVIKKCHAIAGHSRPHVMAMLKRMEKLNLVTLEPGRSDRVSTMSARYSTQDGAAGRQLVTFDPVRITERAQQVADHDLDVSINSELELIELADLEALIGVEKNLILNKLSNGEIAEDIFAFRKTRVLNYVEEKGITYFSRRNPRGTSEIKSLADLEFVDQRTLFEAVSAFDTYDLAKLLAAVTGEPVADRLFSVMTEARKKEVSWVMRREIKIDPLEIAEIEERFIETVRAIKSSAASAAPLSNVDV; encoded by the coding sequence TTGAATCACCAACGATCGCCATGGTCGCGCGCAGCGGCTCCGGGCGAGGTCATCTATTCGGAAGGCTTCGCAGGCGATGCCGTCATCTACGTGATCGCAGACGGCAAAGTCGAAATCTCCACTCAATGCGACGACAAGAAAGTCATTCTCGCCACGCTGGGAAAGGGCGAGTTTTTTGGCGAAGTGTCCTTGTTGCCGGCCGAACCGCGCGCGCACACCGCGAAAGCCATTAGCTTCTGTCAGTTGACCGTGATCGCGGCAAGCGTCGTGGAAGAGGAACTCGAACGCGTATCGCCGCTGCTGCGCCATATCGTGCGCACCATGATCCGCCGCGTGAAGAAGAAGGACGATATCCTCGCCACCAATACGCATGCCGATTTTCTGCCAGGTGTTCTCTCATACGCGCATGTTCTGTCGCTGATGGCAGGCACTGAGAACGCAGACCGGGTGGACGGACGCACGCGTCGCGCTCAAGGGGAGGAATTCTCGCTGCCCCTGCCTGAAGTCATCAAGAAGTGCCATGCGATTGCGGGCCATTCCCGTCCGCATGTGATGGCGATGCTCAAGCGCATGGAAAAGCTCAACCTCGTGACGCTCGAACCGGGCCGCTCGGATCGCGTCAGCACGATGTCTGCGCGCTATTCGACGCAAGACGGCGCAGCCGGGCGGCAGCTCGTGACCTTCGATCCCGTGCGAATTACGGAACGGGCGCAGCAGGTGGCGGACCACGATCTCGATGTCTCGATCAATAGCGAACTGGAACTGATCGAGCTCGCTGACCTGGAAGCGCTGATCGGCGTCGAGAAGAATCTGATTCTCAACAAGCTCTCGAATGGGGAAATTGCGGAAGACATCTTCGCGTTTCGCAAGACCCGGGTACTGAACTACGTCGAGGAAAAGGGCATCACGTATTTTTCCCGGCGCAATCCTCGTGGCACAAGCGAAATCAAGTCTCTGGCCGACCTGGAGTTTGTCGACCAGCGAACCTTGTTCGAAGCCGTGAGCGCCTTCGACACCTATGACCTCGCAAAATTGCTCGCCGCGGTGACGGGCGAGCCGGTCGCCGATCGTTTGTTCTCGGTGATGACCGAGGCGCGAAAGAAGGAGGTGTCGTGGGTCATGCGTCGTGAAATCAAGATCGATCCGCTCGAGATTGCCGAGATCGAAGAGCGATTCATCGAGACCGTACGCGCGATCAAATCGTCGGCCGCCTCTGCGGCGCCGCTTTCCAATGTGGATGTCTGA
- the rbsK gene encoding ribokinase: MSKEAKQGRVLVVGSINTDLVARAPHLPRPGETIGGHEFSQVAGGKGGNQAVAAARIGARVAMVGRVGKDANGAQRVQDLEAEGIDCAGIDVDPAQPTGVAMVTVSDDGQNTIVVVAGSNGELTPENVARHEAAIKASDVVVCQLETPWDSVHATLALARRLGKITVLNPAPATGPLPAEWLPLVDYLVPNEVEAAILAGLPVESQSGARRAALELQRGGARNVIVTLGAQGAYLLPEGGEGTHFAAPQVRAVDTTAAGDTFIGVFAAQLAARQPLEGAISLAQRAASISVTRAGAQPSIPTRAEVDRAA; encoded by the coding sequence GTGTCGAAAGAAGCGAAGCAGGGCCGCGTACTCGTGGTGGGCAGCATCAATACCGACCTGGTCGCCCGTGCCCCGCATTTGCCGCGGCCCGGCGAGACGATCGGCGGACATGAGTTCTCGCAGGTTGCCGGCGGCAAGGGTGGCAACCAGGCCGTAGCGGCCGCTCGCATCGGCGCGCGCGTGGCGATGGTTGGCCGCGTGGGGAAAGATGCGAACGGCGCCCAGCGGGTCCAGGATCTGGAAGCGGAGGGTATCGACTGCGCGGGTATTGACGTCGACCCGGCCCAGCCTACCGGCGTGGCGATGGTGACGGTGTCGGACGACGGGCAGAACACGATCGTGGTGGTCGCGGGCAGTAACGGCGAACTCACGCCTGAGAACGTCGCGCGCCACGAAGCGGCGATCAAGGCCAGCGACGTCGTGGTCTGCCAACTGGAAACGCCGTGGGATTCGGTCCACGCAACCCTCGCGCTCGCCCGGCGGCTGGGCAAGATCACCGTGCTGAACCCGGCGCCGGCAACCGGCCCGCTGCCCGCGGAATGGCTGCCGCTCGTCGACTACCTCGTGCCGAACGAGGTCGAGGCCGCGATACTCGCCGGCCTGCCGGTCGAATCGCAAAGCGGCGCGAGAAGGGCGGCGCTGGAACTGCAACGCGGCGGCGCCCGCAACGTGATTGTCACGCTCGGTGCGCAAGGCGCTTACCTGTTGCCGGAAGGCGGCGAAGGCACGCATTTTGCCGCGCCGCAGGTGCGGGCGGTCGATACGACCGCGGCCGGCGATACCTTTATCGGTGTCTTTGCCGCACAACTCGCCGCCCGGCAGCCGCTGGAAGGCGCGATCAGCCTCGCACAACGCGCGGCTTCGATTTCCGTCACGCGCGCGGGTGCTCAGCCGTCGATCCCGACTCGCGCGGAAGTCGACCGCGCAGCCTGA
- a CDS encoding ABC transporter permease — protein MTAPTSLPTLQNEPPKDAKPIGTRLGFSNYLGLLGALLGMIVLFSLLSSHFLSYDTFSTIANQIPDLVVMSVGMTFVLIIAGIDLSVGSVLALGAALTSVAALQWHWPALPAALLGMAGAALTGCVTGAITVAWRIPSFIVSLGVLEAARGLAYQMTNSRTAYIGDAFDFLSNPIAFGISPAFLIAVVVMVAAQLVLTRTVFGRYLIGIGTNEEAVRLAGVNPRPYKIAVFAMMGLLAGLASLFQISRLEAADPNAGSGIELQVIAAVVIGGTSLMGGRGSVISTFFGVLIISVLAAGLAQIGATEPTKRIITGAVIVVAVVLDTYRSRRRAA, from the coding sequence ATGACCGCACCAACCAGCCTGCCTACGTTGCAGAACGAACCGCCCAAAGACGCGAAGCCGATCGGCACGCGTCTTGGATTCTCGAACTACCTCGGCCTGCTCGGCGCGTTGCTCGGGATGATCGTCCTGTTCTCGCTGCTGAGTTCGCACTTCCTGAGCTACGACACCTTCAGCACGATCGCGAACCAGATTCCCGATCTGGTCGTGATGTCGGTCGGCATGACCTTCGTGCTTATCATCGCCGGGATCGACCTGTCGGTCGGCTCCGTGCTGGCGCTCGGCGCGGCGCTCACGAGCGTCGCGGCCTTGCAGTGGCACTGGCCGGCGTTGCCCGCGGCCTTGCTCGGCATGGCGGGGGCGGCCTTGACGGGCTGCGTGACCGGCGCGATTACCGTGGCCTGGCGGATTCCTTCGTTCATCGTGTCGCTCGGCGTGCTCGAGGCGGCCCGTGGTCTTGCGTACCAGATGACCAACTCCCGCACGGCCTACATTGGCGATGCGTTCGATTTCCTGTCCAACCCGATTGCGTTCGGCATTTCTCCCGCGTTCCTGATTGCCGTCGTCGTGATGGTCGCGGCGCAGTTGGTACTGACCCGCACGGTGTTCGGGCGCTATCTGATCGGCATCGGCACAAACGAGGAAGCGGTGCGTCTCGCGGGCGTCAACCCGCGGCCCTACAAGATTGCCGTTTTCGCGATGATGGGCCTGTTAGCCGGCCTCGCGTCCCTGTTCCAGATTTCGCGGCTCGAGGCAGCGGACCCGAATGCCGGCTCGGGCATCGAATTGCAGGTGATCGCGGCCGTCGTGATCGGCGGAACGAGTTTGATGGGCGGGCGCGGCTCGGTGATCAGCACGTTCTTTGGCGTGTTGATCATCTCGGTGCTGGCCGCAGGCCTCGCCCAGATCGGGGCGACCGAGCCGACCAAGCGCATCATCACGGGGGCGGTCATTGTCGTGGCTGTCGTGCTGGATACATATAGAAGCCGGCGCCGCGCCGCATAA
- a CDS encoding sugar ABC transporter substrate-binding protein, translated as MIRHFQPARRRAIVASAAFLAVSILPMPTAFAQATQAAHKPKVALVMKSLANEFFLTMETGAKDYQKQNPTKFDLVTNGIKDETDTANQIRIVEQMIVSKVDALVIAPADSKALVPVLKKAVDAGIIVVNIDNKLDPDVLKSKDLNIPFVGPDNAKGALKVGDYLARHLKSGDNVAIIEGVSTTTNAQQRSAGFRQAMAAGGMKVVSLQSGEWEIDKGNAVASQILNANPDVKALLCGNDNMAIGAVSAVRAAGKVGKVQVVGYDDINAIKPMLADGRVLATANQYAARQAVFGIDTALKALAEHKKQSELSGVVETPVDLVTK; from the coding sequence ATGATTCGTCATTTCCAGCCGGCGCGGCGTCGCGCCATCGTAGCCAGCGCAGCCTTCCTCGCAGTGTCGATTCTGCCGATGCCCACTGCGTTCGCCCAAGCCACCCAGGCCGCTCACAAGCCGAAAGTCGCGCTGGTGATGAAGTCGTTGGCGAACGAGTTTTTCCTGACCATGGAAACCGGCGCCAAGGATTATCAGAAGCAGAACCCCACGAAATTCGATCTCGTCACGAACGGTATCAAGGACGAAACGGATACGGCTAACCAGATTCGCATCGTCGAGCAGATGATCGTGTCGAAGGTCGACGCACTCGTGATCGCCCCGGCCGATTCCAAGGCGCTGGTGCCGGTGCTCAAGAAGGCGGTCGACGCCGGCATTATCGTGGTCAATATCGACAACAAGCTGGATCCGGATGTGCTCAAGTCGAAAGACCTCAACATCCCGTTCGTCGGGCCGGATAACGCCAAGGGCGCATTGAAGGTGGGCGACTACCTGGCCAGGCATCTGAAGTCGGGCGACAACGTCGCCATTATCGAAGGCGTCTCGACCACCACCAACGCGCAGCAACGCTCGGCCGGCTTCAGGCAGGCCATGGCGGCGGGCGGCATGAAGGTCGTTTCGCTGCAATCGGGTGAGTGGGAAATCGATAAGGGCAACGCTGTAGCGAGCCAGATTCTCAATGCGAACCCGGACGTCAAGGCGCTGCTGTGCGGCAATGACAACATGGCAATCGGCGCAGTATCGGCCGTGCGCGCGGCAGGCAAGGTCGGCAAGGTGCAGGTGGTGGGCTACGACGACATCAATGCGATCAAGCCGATGCTCGCCGATGGCCGCGTTCTCGCCACAGCGAATCAGTACGCCGCCAGGCAGGCCGTGTTCGGTATCGACACGGCTTTGAAGGCACTTGCTGAGCACAAGAAACAGTCGGAATTGTCGGGCGTCGTCGAAACGCCTGTCGATCTGGTCACCAAGTAA
- a CDS encoding helix-turn-helix domain-containing protein has protein sequence MEHVDWDDLRILVEIARGGTMRAAAAACDLSAPTLSRRLTELERRLGEPLIDRVPSGCTVTAFGARVLAWAEQMEDLAHQIERAADVTGSIAEKFR, from the coding sequence ATGGAACACGTAGACTGGGACGACTTGCGGATTCTGGTGGAGATCGCGCGCGGCGGGACTATGCGAGCCGCTGCGGCGGCATGTGATCTGAGCGCGCCGACCTTGTCGCGCCGCCTGACCGAGCTTGAACGGCGGCTGGGCGAGCCGCTCATCGACCGGGTGCCGTCAGGCTGCACCGTGACGGCATTTGGCGCGCGCGTGCTGGCCTGGGCCGAACAGATGGAAGATCTCGCCCACCAGATCGAGCGCGCCGCGGACGTTACCGGCAGTATTGCGGAGAAATTCCGTTAG
- a CDS encoding type II toxin-antitoxin system VapC family toxin, translated as MILVDTSVWIDHINASDSMLISLLAEERVLAHPYVIGEISLGSLRDRDVVLGALLDLPRAPVATPEETFYLIEREGLFNRGIGYVDTSLLASVRLQPGTTLWTRDKRLKKVADELNLGAVLAH; from the coding sequence ATGATTCTTGTCGACACGTCGGTCTGGATTGACCATATCAACGCCTCTGATTCCATGCTGATTAGCCTGCTTGCCGAGGAGCGCGTGCTGGCTCATCCCTATGTGATAGGCGAGATTTCGCTCGGTAGTCTGCGTGACCGTGACGTCGTGCTTGGCGCGTTGCTCGATCTGCCGCGCGCGCCAGTTGCAACGCCGGAGGAGACGTTTTATCTGATCGAGCGCGAAGGTTTGTTCAATCGCGGAATCGGATATGTCGATACATCGCTGTTGGCATCCGTGCGCCTACAGCCCGGCACCACTCTCTGGACACGCGACAAGCGGTTGAAGAAGGTTGCCGATGAACTCAATCTCGGCGCGGTGCTCGCGCATTAG
- a CDS encoding type II toxin-antitoxin system VapB family antitoxin, with translation MRTTISLDDDLIAKAQAYTGVEEKTALVREALKALIQREAAKRLANLGGSQPGIKGAPRRRQDVE, from the coding sequence ATGCGCACGACTATTTCGCTTGATGACGACTTGATCGCCAAGGCTCAAGCCTATACAGGCGTGGAGGAAAAAACGGCACTCGTGCGTGAAGCGCTAAAGGCTTTGATCCAGCGTGAAGCCGCGAAACGACTCGCGAATCTTGGCGGTAGCCAACCGGGCATCAAGGGCGCGCCGCGTCGGCGGCAGGACGTCGAATGA